The Candidatus Fukatsuia endosymbiont of Tuberolachnus salignus nucleotide sequence CAAGAAGGTTATGGTGGTTAGCTAACAGGGGTGGCTGAAGACCACCTCTGTTAGCGCTAGGGTTAAGTGATATAAACGGTGATTGCGTCACCGTCGCTATTTGCAACTTGTTGTAGCTATTTATGTTTTCATGGTGAGTGACTCCGTGGGTTTATGATGCGATGCTAAGTTCTTTTTCGTGGGTGAAGTGCCCGTCCCAATGGGTTTTCATTGGCAACTTATTTTTGCGGTAGAGGTCAAATAATCGGATTGCCCCTTTGCGCAGTAAAACGGGTTGATACTTGATAAAGTCATCACCGCTATGAATGCTGATTTTATGTTGATGTTCCGTCAGATATCGGTCACGTGCATAAGAGGTTGCACGCCAGCGGATATGGGATTTACTTTCGTTATAAAGCCAATTTCTGTCCGCTAAACAGTGATTAATCTGCTGTGTATTAATACCGTTGAGCATTTTGCAAAACTGAGTCGTCGTTATTCCTTCCTTAAACAGGTTTTTCAACTCGTGTAATTCCGCTTCCTGTTCTTTGTTCACTAAGGCTAACCTGGTTTTTTCGCGAAACTGCTCTGCCCATGCCATAGCCGCAACAGGGGGGTCTTCGAAATTAGGTAATATGCAGACAGGCCGTGTTGCTTTCTCTTCCAGCTCCCGCCAGCGCGTGGCGACTTTATGGCGAAGTGGAATACTGTAACCCATGACCAATGTCATGGTTAAATCTTGGTCAAGCAAATATTCCTGATAGGTGCGACCACTGGTGTCTTTATAATCGGCGGAAAAGTCCGCCGATTGAATAGTGAGCACTTCAAACATTTTTCTACAGTCATAAAGTACGTCTTTATGCTGTTTGCCTGTTAGTCGAGCAATTTCACGGCTAGATATTTTTACCTGTTGATAGATAGTGATGACATTTGACATGCAGAATTCCTTGCAAGTGAATTGCGATTAATGACCTCCGGTACGTTACCGGAGCAGAAGATTAATTAAGCTTTGATGTTGTGTCAGCGTGAGGTTGGGCTTTGCTTCTATTAACAAAATTAACTAATACCATCCCATCTTTGAAACAGTCACAAAGACGGCAGGCTAAAGGTGAATTTATAGCAGGGGCCATGTAACATGATTTACTTGACCAGTAAATATTATTTAATATCAATATATTAGTGTAAATTTTTACAATCAACTTATACGGCCCCTGTTATAGTTTTATTGAAGGCGTATAGTTGTTCACTATCTGACCATTACACGCTATGGGCGTAAAAAAACCGCACTACTTGCGTATGCGGCATTCGCTAGTTAAAGGTATTTAACACCTTTAACGAAATATTCCCCGAGGCTGAATTATCATTCAGCCTGTCCGGGTATAGCAGGTGTTAAGACACCTTAATGTAGTAATACTTCAATATCTTCAATATCTCGGTCAGAAAGTCCAGTAGATGTTTTAACCAAAGCACTATCTACACCACTTTTAAGAAGCTGCTTGGCAATTTCGAGTTTAGTTTCCTGACGTCCCTGTTGCATGCCCTGTTGCATGCCCTGTTGCATGCCTTCCTCACGGCCCTCTCTTCTCAGGTCTTGTGCAATCGTCATGATGTCCTCACTGTAAGTCGGTGCGTACTCCACAATCGTTTTGAAAAATTGCGGTGTATCCGCTGTTTTTCCTCTCTGAGCAATATAATACATTAATGTCTTAACCAGTTCACTCTCTGTATAACCCGTATTCAGTAAATGTGCAATAGACTGACTTATCACTATGATATCACGGGCATAAATGTGCTTTTGTACCAATTCAAGAAGAGCAACACTGCGGTGAGTCAAGATTTCTTCATCGGGTATCGTGGTCACATCCACCAAAGGAAAAGGCTGAGAATAGACTCTTTGTGCTAAGTCTCTGTCAGCAAAACAATCCAGCCAATCCATACTGTGGGGATA carries:
- a CDS encoding Rha family transcriptional regulator, which translates into the protein MSNVITIYQQVKISSREIARLTGKQHKDVLYDCRKMFEVLTIQSADFSADYKDTSGRTYQEYLLDQDLTMTLVMGYSIPLRHKVATRWRELEEKATRPVCILPNFEDPPVAAMAWAEQFREKTRLALVNKEQEAELHELKNLFKEGITTTQFCKMLNGINTQQINHCLADRNWLYNESKSHIRWRATSYARDRYLTEHQHKISIHSGDDFIKYQPVLLRKGAIRLFDLYRKNKLPMKTHWDGHFTHEKELSIAS
- a CDS encoding Rpn family recombination-promoting nuclease/putative transposase, whose product is MSNVNVARDFLQFHLPPEIKEQCDFSTLKIEPGSFIEPNLRQHYSDIVYSLKTKEGKRCYIHCLIEHQSTPKKLMAFRLFRYSIPIMQQHLDQGHDELPVVIPILFYHGETSPYPHSMDWLDCFADRDLAQRVYSQPFPLVDVTTIPDEEILTHRSVALLELVQKHIYARDIIVISQSIAHLLNTGYTESELVKTLMYYIAQRGKTADTPQFFKTIVEYAPTYSEDIMTIAQDLRREGREEGMQQGMQQGMQQGRQETKLEIAKQLLKSGVDSALVKTSTGLSDRDIEDIEVLLH